From Candidatus Binataceae bacterium, the proteins below share one genomic window:
- the lysS gene encoding lysine--tRNA ligase, whose protein sequence is MAAERKLLDLWPYEEARRLALRVADYPPTRAVIFESGFGPSGLPHLGTMGEVLRPAYVQHAFKVLAAVEPDNPAYRHPSRLIVFIDDMDGLRKVPESIPNREPTARYLGQPVSRIPDPFGDCHPSFAGHMIGLLAEFLAPVEVEYELMRSSEVYAGGRFDDALRLILARHDEIIRIVTPTLREENRRGWSPFMPLCPACGQINSTLVTAYHPERATVEFSCERSFGGSHGCGFGGEQSVLGGRAKVQWKVDWALRWYVLGVDYELYGKDLIDSARLSGQILRLLGGRPPLGFPFEMYLDEEGHKVSKSIGRGVGVEQWRRYAPIEVLKYFLILNPRRARKLFLEAIPQYVDEYLDALQRWAAAEPETARRNSELEFVLQSQSVRRFNSTLRFGLIMNLVAALGTADRELIWRYLAHYDPGIEGDPETAKMARTLMECALNFYRDFVEPTKRPYTPSDGEREQLAALRDWLVRHAGAGADEIEKAIYELGRAHYDKPGQIFPLLYRVLLGQERGPRLGPFIRLTTPARVAEIVSAALN, encoded by the coding sequence ATGGCGGCGGAGCGCAAGCTACTTGACCTGTGGCCCTACGAGGAGGCGCGCCGGCTCGCCCTGCGTGTCGCCGACTATCCGCCGACGCGCGCGGTAATCTTCGAAAGCGGCTTCGGGCCCTCCGGCCTGCCCCATCTGGGCACGATGGGTGAGGTGCTGCGCCCGGCCTACGTCCAGCACGCCTTCAAGGTGCTGGCCGCCGTCGAGCCCGACAACCCCGCCTACCGCCATCCCAGTCGCCTCATCGTCTTCATCGACGACATGGACGGCCTGCGCAAGGTGCCCGAGAGCATCCCCAACCGCGAGCCGACCGCCCGCTACCTCGGCCAGCCCGTCTCGCGCATCCCCGACCCGTTCGGCGACTGCCATCCGAGCTTCGCCGGCCACATGATCGGGCTGCTGGCGGAGTTCCTGGCGCCGGTCGAGGTCGAATACGAGCTGATGCGCTCGAGCGAGGTGTACGCGGGCGGACGCTTCGACGACGCCTTGCGCCTCATCCTCGCTAGGCACGACGAGATTATCCGGATCGTCACGCCGACGTTGCGCGAGGAGAACCGGCGCGGATGGTCACCGTTCATGCCGCTTTGCCCGGCGTGCGGTCAGATAAACTCGACCCTCGTGACCGCGTACCATCCCGAGCGCGCCACGGTCGAATTCTCCTGCGAGCGCAGCTTCGGCGGCTCCCACGGATGCGGCTTTGGCGGCGAACAGAGCGTGCTCGGCGGCAGGGCCAAGGTGCAATGGAAGGTAGATTGGGCGCTGCGATGGTACGTGCTGGGGGTCGATTACGAGCTGTACGGCAAGGACTTGATCGATTCGGCGCGGCTGTCGGGACAGATCCTGCGGCTGCTCGGCGGGCGGCCGCCGCTCGGCTTCCCGTTCGAGATGTATCTCGACGAGGAGGGGCACAAGGTTTCCAAGTCGATCGGGCGCGGGGTCGGGGTCGAGCAATGGCGGCGCTATGCGCCGATCGAGGTGCTCAAATATTTCCTCATCCTCAACCCGCGGCGCGCGCGCAAGCTCTTCCTCGAAGCGATTCCGCAGTATGTGGACGAGTATCTCGACGCGCTCCAGCGATGGGCTGCGGCGGAGCCGGAGACGGCGCGGCGCAACTCGGAACTGGAGTTCGTGCTCCAGAGCCAAAGCGTGCGCCGCTTCAACTCGACCCTCCGTTTCGGGCTAATCATGAACTTGGTCGCCGCGCTCGGCACCGCCGACCGCGAGCTCATCTGGCGCTACCTTGCGCACTACGACCCCGGAATCGAGGGCGACCCGGAAACCGCAAAGATGGCGCGGACGCTGATGGAATGCGCGCTGAACTTCTACCGCGACTTCGTCGAGCCGACCAAGCGCCCCTACACGCCGAGCGACGGCGAGCGCGAGCAGCTCGCGGCGCTGCGTGACTGGCTCGTGCGCCACGCCGGCGCCGGTGCCGACGAGATCGAAAAGGCGATTTACGAGCTCGGCCGCGCGCACTACGACAAGCCGGGCCAGATTTTTCCGCTGCTCTACCGCGTGCTGCTTGGCCAGGAGCGCGGCCCCCGCCTCGGCCCCTTCATCCGCCTGACCACCCCCGCCCGCGTCGCCGAGATCGTCTCGGCCGCGCTCAACTGA
- the hemW gene encoding radical SAM family heme chaperone HemW, protein MTPTDSCIGGAAFSLYVHIPYCHSKCPYCDFNSYAAASWPEDAYVRALASEMRGRAAEPAWTGRRVKTIFFGGGTPSLFRPESIATVIAAAERSFGIEDGAEITLEANPGTVDGAKLRGMRAAGVNRISFGAQSFNPATLNLLGRIHSADDTRTAVRLAHGAGFARLNLDLIFAVPGQSVDDVLADIEAAVALGPDHISAYNLTFEEGTAFFADMKRGRIRPLDSDRQAEMYAAVRRELPRRGYMMYEISNYAPLGHEARHNLSYWRAESYLGLGAGAHSFTHASGGSRRWWNERMPARYIERALGEGIAEAGAEEVDARSAMGEFVFLNLRLRAGFALGDFQSRFNCTFDEVFGARAAPLVEGGLIRREAGRVLLSERGLELADSIFAEFV, encoded by the coding sequence ATGACCCCTACCGACAGTTGTATCGGCGGCGCGGCGTTCTCGCTCTACGTCCACATCCCCTACTGCCACTCGAAGTGTCCCTACTGCGACTTCAATTCGTACGCCGCTGCGAGCTGGCCCGAGGATGCCTATGTGCGCGCGCTCGCCAGCGAGATGCGCGGGCGGGCGGCCGAGCCGGCGTGGACCGGGCGCCGCGTCAAGACGATTTTCTTCGGCGGCGGCACGCCGTCGCTCTTCCGCCCGGAGTCGATCGCCACGGTTATCGCGGCGGCCGAGCGCAGCTTCGGAATCGAAGACGGCGCGGAAATAACGCTGGAGGCGAATCCGGGCACGGTGGACGGCGCGAAGCTGCGCGGTATGCGCGCCGCTGGGGTCAACCGGATAAGTTTCGGCGCGCAGTCGTTCAATCCGGCGACGCTCAACTTGCTCGGCCGCATCCACAGCGCCGACGACACCCGCACGGCGGTGCGCCTTGCCCATGGCGCGGGCTTCGCGCGGCTCAACCTTGACCTCATCTTCGCCGTCCCCGGGCAGAGCGTGGATGACGTGCTGGCGGATATCGAGGCGGCCGTCGCGCTTGGGCCGGACCATATTTCGGCCTACAACCTGACCTTCGAGGAGGGCACCGCGTTTTTCGCCGATATGAAGCGCGGACGCATCCGCCCGCTCGACTCGGACCGCCAGGCCGAGATGTACGCCGCCGTACGCCGTGAGCTGCCGCGCCGCGGCTACATGATGTACGAGATCTCCAATTACGCGCCGCTCGGCCATGAAGCGCGCCACAACCTCAGCTACTGGCGCGCGGAGAGCTACCTCGGCTTGGGCGCGGGCGCGCACAGCTTCACACACGCTTCAGGCGGCAGCCGGCGATGGTGGAACGAGCGGATGCCCGCCCGCTATATCGAGCGCGCGCTTGGGGAGGGTATCGCGGAGGCGGGTGCCGAGGAGGTTGACGCGCGGAGCGCGATGGGCGAATTCGTTTTCCTCAACCTGCGCCTGCGCGCGGGCTTCGCGCTCGGCGATTTCCAATCGCGCTTCAACTGCACCTTCGATGAGGTCTTCGGCGCGCGGGCCGCGCCTTTGGTCGAGGGCGGCCTGATTCGCCGCGAGGCGGGACGCGTCTTGCTGAGCGAGCGCGGGCTAGAGCTCGCCGACTCCATCTTCGCCGAGTTCGTCTAA
- a CDS encoding carboxyl transferase domain-containing protein has protein sequence MNSLLVANRGEIAIRVMRAAAEMGIRTVAVFSEDDARSLHTRKADDARALRGIGAAAYLDIEQIVAVARAAGCDAIHPGYGFLSENPTFARRCAEEGMMFVGPRPEMLELFGDKVKARALAERCGIPVLPASAGATTLAEAREFLAAMGGGGSMVIKAVSGGGGRGMRVVHRLDDVEEAYKRCQSEARAAFGNPDVYVERLMPRARHVEVQIVGDGTGAAIHLWERECTIQRRHQKLVEIAPSAGLPERLRVRLLNAAVQLAESTRYNNLGTFEFLVDASAPDAEPAFAFIEANPRLQVEHTVTEEVTGIDLVRLQLELAAGATLKELRMCQAEVPAPRGYAIQLRINMESMGADGSTRPAGGTLSAFEPPSGPGVRVDTFAYAGYTTSPNFDSLLAKLIAHSPSSEFSAAIARAYRALCELRIEGVATNIGFLLNLLRHPDFAANRLYTNFIEDHIAELVAPADAHHRRLFFDGGAGARASAAGAPRLAGARIDSVDPLAVLHHGKSGAAAAPTASFALSAGGAPAPIPAIAGPPGTVAVAAPMQGTIVSIDVREGDQVHRGRQLFVMEAMKMEHVIRAHVSGIVRRIAVAERDAVFEGHPLAFIEEAEVSVAESEAAEAVDPDYIRPDLAAVHERHHIGLDAARPDAVERRRRTGQRTARENIEDLCDPGSLVEYGPLVIAAQRRRRSIEDLIKRTPADGMIAGIGRVNGELFDESRSRCAVMSYDYTVLAGTQGSQNHRKKDRLFELAEKWRLPVVVFAEGGGGRPGDTDGLAFAGLDCMAFHYFGRLSGLVPLVGITSGRCFAGNAALLGCCDVIIATAGSNIGMGGPAMIEGGGLGIFRPEEVGPMEVQVPNGVVDVPVADEAEAVRVAKKYLSYFQGPLPRWECADQRLLRGLIPENRLRVYDVRAVIETLADRGSVLELRRQFGLGMVTALIRVEGRPLGLVANNPVHLAGAIDSAAADKAARFMQLCDAFDLPILFLCDTPGIMVGPEVEKTALVRHAARMFVIGASLSVPCFTIILRKGYGLGAQAMAAGSFKAPFFTVAWPTGEFGGMGLEGAVKLGYRNELAAVDDAAERKALFDKMVAKMYESGKALNVASHFEFDDVIDPLDSRKWIMTALRSAPPPAPRTGKKRTCIDTW, from the coding sequence ATGAACAGTCTCCTGGTCGCCAACCGCGGCGAGATCGCGATCCGCGTCATGCGCGCCGCCGCCGAGATGGGCATCCGCACGGTCGCGGTGTTCTCCGAGGACGACGCCCGCTCGCTGCATACGCGCAAGGCCGACGACGCGCGCGCGCTTCGCGGGATCGGCGCGGCCGCCTACCTCGACATTGAGCAGATCGTCGCCGTCGCGCGCGCTGCCGGATGCGACGCGATCCATCCGGGCTACGGCTTCCTCAGCGAGAATCCCACTTTCGCGCGCCGCTGCGCCGAGGAGGGGATGATGTTCGTTGGGCCGCGGCCCGAGATGCTCGAACTGTTCGGCGACAAGGTCAAGGCGCGCGCGCTGGCCGAGCGATGCGGCATACCGGTGTTGCCGGCCAGCGCCGGCGCGACCACCTTGGCGGAGGCGCGCGAGTTCCTGGCCGCGATGGGCGGCGGCGGCTCGATGGTGATCAAGGCAGTCAGCGGCGGCGGCGGGCGCGGAATGCGCGTGGTGCATCGGCTCGACGACGTCGAGGAGGCTTACAAACGATGCCAGTCGGAGGCGCGCGCCGCCTTCGGCAATCCCGACGTGTACGTCGAGCGCCTGATGCCGCGCGCGCGGCACGTCGAGGTCCAGATCGTCGGCGACGGGACCGGCGCGGCCATCCATCTATGGGAGCGCGAATGTACGATCCAGCGGCGCCATCAGAAGCTCGTCGAGATCGCGCCCAGCGCCGGCCTGCCCGAGCGGCTGCGCGTACGCCTGCTCAACGCCGCGGTCCAGCTCGCCGAATCCACACGCTACAACAACCTCGGCACCTTCGAGTTCCTGGTTGACGCTTCGGCGCCCGACGCCGAGCCGGCCTTCGCCTTCATCGAGGCCAACCCGCGCCTCCAGGTCGAGCACACCGTGACTGAGGAAGTCACTGGCATCGACCTTGTCCGGCTCCAGTTGGAGCTTGCCGCGGGCGCGACGCTCAAGGAACTGCGGATGTGCCAGGCGGAGGTTCCGGCTCCGCGCGGCTATGCGATCCAGCTCCGCATCAACATGGAGTCGATGGGCGCGGACGGCAGCACGCGCCCGGCGGGCGGCACCCTGAGCGCTTTCGAGCCGCCCTCGGGGCCGGGCGTGCGCGTCGACACCTTCGCCTACGCCGGCTACACGACGAGTCCGAACTTCGACTCGCTGCTCGCCAAGCTGATCGCGCATTCACCGTCGTCGGAGTTCTCGGCCGCTATCGCGAGGGCCTACCGGGCGCTGTGCGAGCTCAGGATCGAAGGCGTGGCGACGAATATCGGCTTCCTCCTCAACCTGCTGCGCCATCCCGATTTCGCCGCCAACCGCCTGTACACCAACTTCATCGAGGACCACATCGCGGAGCTGGTCGCGCCCGCCGACGCGCACCATCGGCGGCTCTTCTTCGACGGCGGCGCGGGCGCGCGGGCCTCGGCCGCGGGAGCGCCGCGGCTTGCCGGCGCGCGGATCGATTCGGTCGATCCGCTCGCCGTGCTCCATCACGGCAAAAGCGGCGCCGCAGCGGCGCCGACCGCGTCGTTCGCCTTGTCCGCGGGCGGCGCGCCCGCGCCCATCCCCGCGATCGCCGGGCCGCCGGGGACGGTTGCGGTTGCGGCACCGATGCAAGGCACGATCGTCTCGATCGACGTGCGCGAGGGCGACCAGGTCCATCGCGGGCGCCAGCTCTTCGTGATGGAAGCGATGAAGATGGAGCACGTCATCCGCGCCCACGTGAGCGGAATCGTCCGCCGCATCGCGGTCGCCGAGCGCGACGCCGTCTTCGAGGGCCATCCGCTCGCCTTCATCGAGGAGGCCGAAGTCTCCGTCGCCGAAAGCGAGGCGGCGGAGGCCGTCGATCCCGACTACATCCGGCCCGACCTTGCCGCCGTGCACGAGCGCCACCACATCGGACTCGACGCCGCGCGCCCCGACGCCGTCGAGCGCCGGCGCAGGACCGGCCAACGCACCGCGCGCGAGAATATCGAGGATCTCTGCGACCCGGGCAGCCTCGTCGAGTATGGGCCGCTGGTGATCGCGGCGCAGCGCCGGCGCCGCTCGATCGAGGACCTGATAAAGCGTACCCCGGCCGACGGGATGATCGCGGGCATCGGCCGCGTCAACGGCGAGCTGTTCGACGAGTCGCGTTCGCGCTGCGCGGTGATGTCGTACGACTACACCGTGCTCGCCGGCACCCAGGGCTCGCAGAACCATCGCAAGAAGGACCGCCTCTTCGAGCTCGCCGAGAAATGGCGGCTGCCGGTGGTGGTCTTCGCCGAGGGCGGGGGCGGACGTCCCGGCGACACCGACGGCCTCGCCTTCGCCGGTCTCGATTGCATGGCGTTCCATTATTTCGGGCGGCTAAGCGGGCTGGTGCCGTTGGTCGGGATAACCTCGGGGCGATGCTTCGCCGGCAACGCGGCGCTGCTCGGATGTTGCGACGTGATCATCGCGACCGCCGGGTCGAATATCGGGATGGGCGGGCCGGCGATGATCGAGGGGGGCGGGCTGGGCATCTTCCGGCCCGAGGAGGTCGGTCCGATGGAGGTGCAGGTGCCAAACGGCGTGGTCGACGTGCCGGTCGCCGACGAGGCCGAAGCAGTGCGCGTCGCCAAGAAGTACCTCAGCTATTTCCAAGGGCCGCTTCCGCGATGGGAGTGCGCCGACCAGCGCCTGCTGCGCGGACTGATTCCGGAAAACCGCCTGCGCGTCTATGACGTCCGCGCCGTGATTGAGACGCTCGCCGATCGCGGCTCGGTGCTCGAGTTGCGCCGGCAATTCGGGCTGGGGATGGTCACCGCGCTCATCCGGGTCGAAGGGCGTCCGCTGGGATTGGTCGCCAACAACCCGGTCCATCTGGCCGGCGCGATCGACAGCGCGGCGGCGGACAAGGCCGCCCGCTTTATGCAGCTGTGCGACGCCTTCGACCTTCCGATCCTGTTTTTGTGCGACACGCCCGGCATCATGGTGGGCCCGGAGGTGGAGAAGACCGCGCTGGTGCGGCACGCGGCGCGGATGTTCGTCATCGGCGCGAGCCTGAGCGTGCCGTGTTTCACGATCATCCTGCGCAAAGGCTACGGGCTGGGGGCGCAGGCGATGGCGGCGGGGAGCTTCAAGGCCCCGTTCTTCACCGTGGCATGGCCGACCGGCGAGTTCGGCGGGATGGGGCTCGAGGGGGCCGTGAAACTCGGCTACCGCAACGAGCTGGCGGCGGTCGACGATGCGGCCGAGCGCAAGGCGCTGTTCGACAAGATGGTGGCCAAGATGTATGAGTCGGGCAAGGCGCTCAACGTCGCCTCGCACTTCGAGTTCGACGACGTCATCGACCCGCTCGACTCGCGCAAATGGATAATGACGGCGCTGCGCAGCGCGCCGCCGCCTGCCCCGCGCACGGGCAAGAAGCGCACCTGCATCGACACATGGTAA
- a CDS encoding MBL fold metallo-hydrolase has translation MQSWKIGDVRITRLQEQQPVWPGTMITANATVDAIKGEREWLAPFIDDSGKILLSIHALLVESEGRRIIVDTCVGNDKPRPNFKDFNMLHTPFLADLEKAGVSRDSVDTVVCTHLHLDHVGWNTMLVNGRWQPTFPKARYMMCEREWEHWSKFDGLADFKLPIDDSVRPVIEAGQAELVEPGRRLTGEVWLEPTPGHTPGHTSVRISSRGENAVITGDMIHHPIQVAHPEWVCEFDTDPAMASDTRRKFVERYCDQPVHVIGTHFAGPTSGHIVRRGGKFVFEK, from the coding sequence ATGCAAAGCTGGAAAATCGGCGACGTTCGGATCACCAGGCTCCAGGAACAGCAGCCGGTATGGCCGGGCACCATGATCACCGCCAACGCGACCGTCGACGCGATCAAGGGCGAACGCGAATGGCTCGCCCCCTTCATCGACGACAGCGGCAAGATCCTGCTCAGCATTCACGCCCTGCTGGTCGAATCCGAGGGCCGGCGCATCATCGTCGATACTTGCGTCGGCAACGACAAGCCGCGCCCCAATTTCAAGGACTTCAACATGCTGCACACGCCGTTTCTGGCCGATCTTGAAAAGGCCGGCGTGTCGCGCGATTCGGTGGACACCGTCGTCTGCACCCATCTCCATCTCGACCACGTCGGATGGAACACGATGCTGGTCAACGGGCGCTGGCAGCCGACCTTCCCCAAGGCGCGCTACATGATGTGCGAGCGCGAGTGGGAGCACTGGTCGAAGTTCGATGGTCTGGCCGACTTCAAGCTGCCCATCGACGACTCGGTGCGCCCGGTGATCGAGGCCGGGCAGGCCGAGCTGGTCGAGCCGGGGCGCAGGTTGACCGGCGAGGTCTGGCTGGAGCCGACCCCCGGCCATACGCCGGGCCATACCAGTGTGCGGATCTCCTCGCGCGGCGAGAACGCGGTCATCACCGGCGATATGATCCACCATCCGATCCAGGTCGCTCATCCCGAGTGGGTCTGCGAGTTCGACACCGACCCGGCGATGGCCTCCGATACGCGCAGAAAGTTCGTCGAGCGCTACTGCGACCAGCCGGTGCACGTCATCGGCACCCATTTCGCCGGACCGACCTCCGGGCACATCGTGCGCCGCGGCGGCAAGTTCGTCTTCGAAAAGTAG
- a CDS encoding pyridoxamine 5'-phosphate oxidase family protein: MKFHEGEIAVQTRAGGREMAAKIGGGIRATIAPERCEFVARQPLAVLGTIDQAGRPWVSVITGEPGFMRVLEGDTMRIAALPPVGDPLLGNLNGRSHVAMLIPEFAARRRLRLNGWGQIADGAAIIVRPEQVYGNCPRYIQARVLVGRQAWSATGGSSAAVKCKQLSPEHQRLIARADTMFIATDHPRAGADVSHRGGNPGFVRVIDAGRLAIPDYAGNRMFNTLGNIAANPRAGLLFVDFESGRTLQLTGLAAIDWHPARAAAIAGAERVVDFTLDEAIDNPHGFALRYTLRDYSEFNP, encoded by the coding sequence ATGAAATTCCACGAGGGCGAAATCGCGGTACAGACGCGCGCCGGCGGACGCGAGATGGCGGCCAAGATCGGCGGCGGCATCCGCGCCACCATCGCGCCCGAGCGGTGCGAGTTTGTCGCGCGCCAGCCACTGGCGGTCCTGGGAACGATTGACCAGGCCGGCCGCCCATGGGTATCGGTCATCACTGGCGAACCCGGCTTCATGCGCGTGCTCGAAGGCGACACCATGCGAATCGCCGCGCTGCCGCCCGTCGGCGATCCGCTGCTCGGCAATCTCAACGGACGGTCCCACGTCGCGATGCTAATCCCGGAGTTTGCAGCGCGCCGACGACTGCGGCTCAATGGCTGGGGCCAGATCGCCGACGGCGCCGCCATCATCGTGCGTCCCGAGCAGGTGTACGGCAACTGCCCGCGCTACATACAGGCGCGCGTGTTAGTCGGCAGGCAGGCTTGGTCCGCCACCGGGGGATCATCAGCCGCGGTCAAGTGCAAGCAGCTCTCGCCCGAGCATCAACGGCTCATCGCACGCGCCGACACGATGTTCATCGCGACCGACCATCCCAGGGCCGGCGCCGACGTCTCCCATCGCGGCGGCAATCCCGGCTTTGTGCGCGTAATCGACGCCGGCCGCCTCGCGATCCCCGACTACGCGGGCAACCGGATGTTCAACACGCTGGGCAATATCGCGGCCAACCCGCGCGCGGGGTTGTTGTTCGTCGATTTCGAAAGCGGACGCACGCTCCAACTGACCGGTCTGGCCGCGATCGACTGGCATCCGGCGCGGGCGGCGGCGATTGCAGGCGCCGAGCGCGTGGTCGACTTCACGCTCGACGAGGCGATCGACAATCCGCACGGCTTTGCCCTGCGCTATACTCTGCGCGACTACTCGGAATTCAATCCTTAG
- a CDS encoding HAD family hydrolase, with protein sequence MTPPIDSPSPVVFLLDVDNTLLDNDRVTEDLKRFLVREVGAGPQERYWTIFEALRQELGYADYLGALQRYRVEHPHDTHLLAVSAYLVDYPFANRLYPGSLDVIDHLGAFGPTVILSDGDVVFQPRKVARSGLFEAVEGRVLIYIHKEQELGEVERRYPAAHYVLVDDKIRILTAVKKVWGVRVTTVFPRQGHYAHGADVAGYPPADLTIARIGELVNYELPALLNAARVGERT encoded by the coding sequence ATGACACCGCCGATCGATTCGCCCAGTCCGGTCGTCTTCCTGCTCGACGTGGACAACACGCTGCTCGACAACGACCGGGTGACCGAAGACCTCAAGCGCTTTCTCGTCCGCGAAGTCGGCGCCGGGCCGCAGGAGCGCTACTGGACGATCTTCGAGGCGCTGCGCCAGGAGCTGGGCTACGCGGACTACCTCGGTGCGCTCCAGCGCTATCGCGTCGAGCATCCACACGACACCCATCTGCTGGCCGTTTCCGCCTACCTGGTGGACTACCCGTTCGCCAACCGGCTCTATCCCGGCTCGCTCGACGTGATCGATCATCTGGGAGCCTTCGGGCCGACAGTCATCCTCTCAGACGGCGACGTGGTCTTCCAGCCGCGCAAGGTCGCGCGCTCGGGGCTGTTCGAGGCGGTCGAGGGCCGGGTGCTCATTTACATCCACAAGGAGCAGGAACTGGGCGAGGTCGAGCGGCGCTATCCGGCCGCGCACTATGTGCTGGTTGACGACAAGATTCGGATCCTGACGGCGGTGAAGAAGGTATGGGGCGTGCGGGTGACCACGGTCTTTCCGCGCCAGGGCCATTACGCGCACGGGGCCGACGTCGCCGGCTATCCGCCAGCGGACCTCACGATCGCGCGCATCGGCGAGCTGGTCAATTACGAGCTGCCCGCGCTGCTCAACGCGGCGCGCGTGGGCGAGCGCACATGA
- a CDS encoding nucleotidyltransferase domain-containing protein translates to MEQNPEKRWAPRPDLPQWLRALCERVAARLIRVQGIEAIALGGSWVRGIARPDSDVDIALYYEPDAAFSPEELDTAASELDDRHAQRLVTSFGDWGEGVNGGGWLVIDGRQVDFLYRNLARVREVIGLCGDGKPGAVYQLGHPLGFQTQIYVGEIFFCRPLHDPGDELARLKRLCAQYPAAMRRALIEKHLFDARFEISIAAGPAGRGDTMYAAGCLFCAAGLMTLVLYALNRRYYVNEKGAFAESRGFAIKPTGFHDAVEAVLARLGGAPDELAASAAAMGSAFASLEELCGRELAASG, encoded by the coding sequence GTGGAGCAGAACCCCGAAAAGCGATGGGCGCCTAGACCGGACCTGCCGCAGTGGCTGCGCGCGCTGTGCGAGCGCGTTGCCGCGCGGCTCATCCGGGTCCAGGGCATCGAAGCGATCGCACTTGGCGGCTCGTGGGTGCGCGGGATTGCGCGGCCCGATTCGGACGTCGATATCGCGCTCTACTACGAGCCCGACGCCGCCTTCTCGCCCGAGGAGCTCGACACGGCGGCATCAGAGCTTGACGATCGCCACGCCCAGCGGCTCGTCACCAGCTTCGGCGACTGGGGCGAGGGGGTGAACGGCGGCGGCTGGCTCGTGATCGACGGCCGCCAGGTGGATTTCCTCTATCGCAACCTTGCCCGCGTGCGCGAGGTAATCGGGCTCTGTGGCGACGGCAAGCCCGGAGCGGTTTATCAGCTCGGCCATCCGCTGGGCTTCCAGACCCAGATCTACGTGGGCGAGATTTTCTTTTGCCGGCCGCTCCACGACCCCGGCGACGAGCTTGCGCGGCTCAAGCGGCTGTGCGCGCAGTATCCGGCGGCGATGCGCCGCGCGCTTATCGAAAAGCATCTGTTCGACGCCCGCTTCGAAATCTCGATCGCGGCCGGGCCGGCGGGCCGCGGCGACACGATGTACGCCGCGGGATGCCTGTTCTGCGCGGCCGGCCTGATGACGCTGGTGCTCTACGCGCTCAACCGCCGCTACTACGTCAACGAGAAGGGCGCGTTCGCCGAAAGCCGTGGATTTGCGATCAAGCCGACCGGCTTTCACGACGCGGTCGAGGCCGTGCTCGCCCGCCTCGGTGGCGCGCCGGATGAACTGGCGGCAAGCGCGGCCGCGATGGGCTCGGCGTTCGCCTCGCTCGAGGAGCTATGCGGCCGCGAGCTCGCAGCGTCCGGGTGA
- a CDS encoding CaiB/BaiF CoA-transferase family protein produces MGVLSGCRIVEFAGIGPAPMCAMLLADMGAEVLRIDRAEDASLGIQTESKYNLLGRSRRSVAVDLKRREGTELALKLIEKADALIEGFRPKVMERLGLGPDVCLARNPRLVYGRMTGWGQEGPLALAAGHDINYIALTGALHAIGRKGEAPVPPLNLVGDFGGGGVYLALGVVAAMFEASKSGKGQVVDVAMIDGAASLMTAIYGLFGAGIWSDKRGENILDTGSHYYNVYETSDGKYVGIGSIESKFYAELLRLTGLEGEKLPRQNDRAAWEAMQQRLRAIFKTKTRDEWCRIMEGSEVCFAPVLSLEEAPKHPHNRHRSTFVEYEGVVQPAPAPRFLRTPSAIQRPPARPGEHTEEALRDWGFSTVEVERMRAAGAIGVRGAEPRKAMGA; encoded by the coding sequence ATGGGAGTGCTGTCAGGCTGTAGAATCGTCGAGTTCGCCGGCATCGGACCGGCACCGATGTGCGCGATGCTGCTCGCGGACATGGGCGCCGAGGTCCTGCGCATCGACCGTGCCGAGGACGCCAGCCTCGGCATCCAGACCGAATCCAAGTACAACCTGCTTGGCCGCAGCCGCCGCTCGGTCGCGGTCGATCTCAAGCGGCGTGAGGGCACCGAGCTTGCCCTCAAGCTGATCGAGAAGGCCGACGCGCTGATCGAGGGCTTCCGCCCGAAGGTAATGGAACGCCTGGGACTCGGGCCCGACGTGTGCCTGGCGCGCAATCCGCGCCTGGTGTACGGGCGGATGACCGGATGGGGCCAAGAGGGGCCGCTCGCCCTCGCCGCCGGCCACGACATCAACTACATCGCGCTCACCGGCGCGCTTCATGCGATTGGGCGCAAGGGCGAAGCGCCGGTTCCGCCGCTCAACCTGGTCGGCGACTTTGGCGGCGGCGGGGTTTACCTCGCGCTGGGAGTAGTCGCCGCGATGTTCGAGGCGAGCAAGTCGGGCAAGGGCCAGGTGGTCGACGTCGCAATGATCGACGGCGCGGCCTCGCTGATGACGGCGATCTACGGCCTGTTCGGCGCGGGGATCTGGAGCGACAAGCGCGGCGAGAACATCCTTGATACCGGCTCTCACTACTACAACGTGTACGAGACCAGCGACGGCAAGTACGTCGGGATCGGCTCGATCGAGAGCAAGTTCTACGCCGAGCTGCTGCGCCTGACCGGGCTGGAGGGCGAGAAGCTCCCGCGCCAGAATGACCGTGCCGCATGGGAGGCGATGCAGCAGCGCCTGCGCGCGATCTTCAAGACCAAGACGCGTGACGAGTGGTGCCGCATCATGGAGGGCAGCGAGGTTTGCTTCGCCCCCGTGCTGAGCCTCGAAGAGGCGCCCAAGCATCCGCACAACCGCCATCGCTCGACCTTTGTCGAGTACGAGGGCGTGGTGCAGCCGGCGCCGGCGCCGCGTTTCCTGCGCACGCCGAGCGCGATTCAGCGCCCGCCCGCGCGCCCCGGCGAGCATACGGAGGAGGCACTGCGGGATTGGGGCTTCAGCACCGTGGAGGTCGAGCGGATGCGCGCTGCCGGCGCGATCGGCGTGCGTGGAGCAGAACCCCGAAAAGCGATGGGCGCCTAG